In Zonotrichia leucophrys gambelii isolate GWCS_2022_RI chromosome 27, RI_Zleu_2.0, whole genome shotgun sequence, the genomic window CTTCTGCAAGTAAAAGTCTTCCTCATGGCAACCCTGACCTCTTTGTTTCTAAGGCAGTAGATGAGAGGGTTCAGAAGTGGCACAACCACCGTGTACAGGACTGACACCAGCTTGTTGGCACGGTAGGTGTACATGAGCTTGGGGCGGGCGTAGGTGAAAAGAGTGGTGGAGTAGAACAAAACCACCACGgtcaggtgggagctgcaggtggaaaAAGCCTTCTGCCTCCCCTGGGAAGAAGGAATCTTCAGCACAGTGAAGAGGATGCAGATGTAGGAGGCCACCACAGCGCACAGAGGCAGCATGATGACCAGCAGGGCCAAGGTGAAGTCCACGAGCTCGGCCGAAGAGGAATCGCTGCAGGAGATGTTCAGGAGGGGGGAAATGTCACAGAAATAATGATTGATTTTGTCCACGTCACAGAAGGAGAGGCTGGCTATAAAGCCCAGCTTGATGGAAGAGGTGGTTAAACCACACATCCAGCAGGCAGCCaccagctgagcacagagcttgTGGCTCATGATCAGGGGGTACCtgaggggtttgcagatggcCACAAAGCGGTCGAAGGCCATCACGGCCAGCAGGACGTACTCAGTGCAAACCAAAGTCACAAAGAAATGCAGCTGTGCCATGCAGCCCTGGAATGAAATCCTTTTGTCATGGGACAGGACATCTCTGATCATCTTTGGCTCAATGGCAGAGACATACCAGATCTCTAAAAAAGACAGATTCCCTAGGAAGAAATACATGGGTTTTTGCAGGCTGTGGTTATTTCGGATGATGAGAATGATGAGGAAGTTTTCCAACACAGTTAATAAATAAACCAGAAGTAAAGCGGAgaagagaagcagctgctgttcaCCGGTGGTGGGAAAGCCCAGGAGAATGAAATACATGAGTTTGGTTTCATTCCTCCCTCCCATTCTGCAGAAGAAAGATGAACCTTATCCACCTGCAATAAATTAATACAATGACACCTAACTACCAGGCTTAAATTCATAGCCATAAGTTACCACTTAAAGACTCTGTAAAAcctcagactttttttttgctgggtttttagAAATGAACTTTGTGAAATTTATCTGctcaattcagaattttttcattttagaaattaaagCATGCTTTTAAATCTGCATCTCATGGACATAAACATACATTACAAATTGACATTTCATGGAGATAAATATACATTACAAAACTTTGTGGAATTTATCTGCtcaattcagatttttttcattttagaaattaaagCATGCTTTTAAATCTGCATCTCATGGACATAAACATACATTACAAATTGACATTTCATGGAGATAAATATACATTACAAATTGACATTTCATGGAGATAAATATACAGTACAAAACTTTGTGAAATTTATCTGCtcaattcagatttttttcattttaaacattaaaacatGCTTTTAAGTTTACATTTCATGGAGATAAATATACATTACAAATTGACATTTCATGGAGATAAATATGCATTACAAATCTCACCTTAGACAAATGATGACTGATGCTAATATATTTTCCATCCAGTATAAAGAAGTGACAGGTTATGAGCTTATAGACAGACATTCACATTTCCAATGCTTTAGTTTCTACATCTAAACATTTCTAAAGTTATATGATATATATTCCAGGAACTCCAAGAGAGAAATGTGAAGCACCACAAGgatatattcatttttaaaataaaaaaccccttcCAAACACATCTGAAAGAGCCCACTAAAGGTTTCTGTATCTGGGTCTGAGCACACTtacaaatctacacaaatctATTGAGATGGTACACAGAGATCTCAGATACAGCATAAGTACAAGCAAATTCCAATTCTGGGTCTGGTTTGTTTGCGGCTAACTCAGATTAATCCTTCAAAAATAAGAGtggctcagcctgtgctgttaaaaacaaaactgttcTCAACCTTCTGTAGTGGGAATCCACTGGTGCTGGAGAATGTGACCAGTAGGGAACAGCTGAATGTGAACTGATATGCCAGTGCTGTGATTTATACCAGCACAGAGAAATCAACACTTTCTTTACCTGTGGTGTCTCATGAGGTTTGATTCAGAAATTGTGGTAACCTCCCAATGGAAGCAATCACGGAAAGAGGAGGGATGTTATTGTTTCCTCTGTGATTCCATGCAGAGCAGAAGAAactctgaagattttttttttcctgagacgCTGAACAGTGAAAGAATACCAGCTGGTGTCTACTGATTTTTATAGGGCAGAGGAAAGTAAAAACATATACCCTGAGGCAGGGAATATGGCAGTCTTTTACCAAAAGGTaatctagaaaaatattttaatgcccTTATCTAAATCAGTGACCTTAATGCCCTTATCTAAATCAGTGACCTTAACTGGTAATGGCTTTTGGAGTGAGTGATTTTGGATAAGTGTAGTTACACCCACACTGGAGTTATGTTCAAACCCACAAATAGCCAAgctatgtattttatattatattgatTGAtgcattttatattatattgatTATAAAATTACACTGAATTTTATAATACAATGCAAATATGTTCAGAACAAAAGAAGGATCAGAGATAACAATAAACTGTCCCCTGATGAGGACAGCTGCCTCCGAAacagagctgaggagctgctgcaggattcTGCAGCATGAAAAGTACAAAACCTGATGTGGTCCCCCCTCCATGCTGCAGCTGTTTGTAAAATCTCCCTCCACTTGGTCTCATGTGAATCAGATATCTTCCTTAAGTCAGAGTCATGactaaaattacatttattacatttaaattgcatttattacagtaaattacattaattacatttaaactTACAATTCTTTTCATACAGTGAAAATAATGGGACATTAGCATCTAGGAGAGTTGGAATTACAGAAGTTATTTGGCTGTTGGGGCatagtttgatttattttgcaaatatgtAAGAATCTAGTGATATTTGACATACCTTACGGTGTGCTGTTGAATTCTAACTTCTGGCCAAAGCCACATGTGCATGCTCAGGAATGTAAGGGAACCTCATAAAAAAGACAACTTTAAAATAATGTCAGTGCATGGAGAAGGGAGAGTAGTGTTAGTTCTTACCTCATTTCTGTTAGGCTGGTGAGGATCCAACTACCATGGACCAGTTTTGGGTTCCCTggtatttatataattttaatttatataattttatttatatcatttaaatttatataagtttataatttatataattatcatttatataattatttatataattcaaGGAAAATGTGGATTAACTAGAGAGGTGCTTACCAAGGCCTGCTAGGATGTGAAGATATGACTCAGGGTACATGAACcatgaaaagaatttattgGGTTTGTTAAATATGGGGTTTTGGAGGCTGTGCTGTTGTTTAACAGTGACAACCTataaaaagggataaaaacaGTGATTTGCCACTCAGTAGGTGCTATTTAGGCCATTAGATGTGAGGTCAGAATGCTTAAACAGCTTCCCTGAGAGATTTTAGTACCTCTGACATTTTCAGCTCTCAGCTAGACCAAGGCACAGCTGATGTAACAGAGACATGGGCAGAGTTATgctataaaattataaattaaaaatatatattaacatCTGGAGTACTGCATCCAGGAGTGACATATCTGCAGAGCATCCATTCCCTGGACAGGATTGAACATATTGCTCAGTCTGTGGGTACCAGATTCACTTCCCCAAACATCAATTTCTGTTGCAGTTTGAGATGCCACAGACTTTTCCATTTGACATCCAGATCAAAGAATCATACAAAAACTCGGGTTGGAAAGGCAGAACTTTAattcctgaatattttaattcactCTGCTCTCACAAACATATTTCAGAGTTTCAGGCACTTGTCAGGTCAAGCTTTGCAAAGCTCAAAGGACAGAGATTTCTTGACCTATTTGGGACTGTGTTGTGGTGCTTCATCACTCTATCTTAtctgaatttaattttgttcGAACAAGTTCCTGttgcttttgtcttttcagGCATGCCCACTTAAGAATTGCCTCTATCTCCTCTGTAATCCTCTTCAGGTGGTGGCAGACTGCAGCTAAAAACCCCCTCAACAttctcttttcttaaaaatctgCTCCcatctgtctctctctgtgCGCTGCCACCCTTCTGTCATTTGGTAACTCTCTGCTGGAATGtctattttgtcttttttctagTGGGAAGTGCCAAACTGGACACAGTAATGTTGATGTAGTCCTGGGTAACAAACAGAGCCCAGGATCATTTACCATCAGGCTGATGATGCAAgattttgtgtctgtgtgttaaATTACCTTCAAGTTCTCCCTGACCCTCTCCTTTGAATGTTCCTTTAGGAAAGATCTGTGTTTAGGCAACTGATTCTTCTCTTAGTGACTATATCTCCTTATGTGATGTTGAAGGACCacaggaaaaatttaaaaatcacgAGGTTCATTTAgcatttaaaatggaaattaaactGTGCAAATTAACCCTCTTCCCCTAAAGTAAAGGTTTGTTTTCTGAATCTGAGCTACTTCCCTAAGTTATATTTGAAGTTAATGAAGAAGGAATTCTCAGTGGTGTTTCATGGTCTCCTATCACAGCTATCTAAAATCACTGAAGTTCCCATCCTCATTCCTGTGAAGAAAGCTGACATAACTATTTATTTGGTGCCTCAAGTTCTTGAATCCTAGTTTCATGTTAAGTTGAATCAAGGTCAGAATGCAATTTTGTTCTTTGATGCATAccaaaaaaatacattcagagAAGACAATtatgtttatttccttttccacttCTCGGGAATGATGTGTGATGTGTTCAGTTAGAAAAACCTTTTACATTCACATAGATTCAGAGATTTTAGCTGAACATGCAGATTGACTCCAATAACCAATAACTGGAGAACACCAATAAGCAATAATTGGACAACCCCAATAACCCTTTCTGTCAAAGTAAAAATCTTATTAGGTTTTCATAGAATTCAGACACATTCAGTTGGAAGATCATCTCCCAAGCATTTATTAGTGGTCAGAGGCAGAAACTCTGGAGAGGGCAGTCCTGCTACATAAGACCTTCAGCAAAGTGTCCTTCacctcctggttcctcaggcagTAAATGCATGGGTTTAACATTGGGGTGACAATGGTGTAAATGATGGAAACCAGCTTGTTGAGATCCCTGGAGTCTGCACGCCTGGGCCGAGCGTACATGAACAGGGTGGCTGAGAAGAAAGTGatgaccacagccaggtgagaaGCACATGTGGAGAAGGCTTTCTTCCTGTTCTGAGCCTTGGGGATGAGCAAAACAGTCCTGATTATGCAGGTGTAAGAAACGATGATGACAGAGAGGGGGATCAACAAAGTGAACAAGGCCGAGATGAAATCCACCATCTCAGCAAGGCGCCGCTGGGAGCACGAGAGGTTGAGCAGCGGGCTGATGTCACAGAAGAAGTGGTTGATCACACCAGGCCCACAGAAGGAGAGCTGGGAGATGAAGGAGACCTTGAGCACAGCTATGAGGAAGCCAAGCAGCCAGGAGGCCGtggccagctgcaggcaggccctGTGGCCCATGGCGAGGGCGTAGTGCAGCGGGGCGCAGATGGCCACGTAGCGGTCGTAGGCCATGGCAGCCAGCAGGACACACTCAGTGCACACCAGGGCGATGAAAAAGTACAGCTGGGCCATGCAGCTCGTGAGGGAGATGCTCTTGTTCCTCACCACCAAGGTGAGCAGCAGCTTGGGAACGGTGACTGAGATGTAGCAGGCCTCAAGGAAAGCGAGGTGGCCCAGGAAGAAGTACATGGGCTTGTGGAGCTGGGGGTGGGTGATGATCAAAGTGATGATGACCGTGTTCTCGGTGACAGTCAGCAAATACACGGCCAGGAAAATGACaaacagcacagcctgcagctctctgctggtGGGGAATCCCAGGAGGATGAACTCATGGATGTGGGTGCCATTTTCTTGTACCATGATGACCTTGAAGACCTGGAATGTTGTGGTGTTTACATTTTCTAAGACGTCCCTTTGATCagcatttttctcctgagaagctgcagagaaaaaggagaacaattattatttcatttgcttctcctgtgttttgcttatctggaatgtgtttggaaattgtttacccacaggtgattgtttcattggattctggtgtgagttgttttcactcattggccaatcagtgccaaacTGTGCCGAGACTCTAAAAAGAATGAtgatgagttttcattattatcttctTAGCATTtggtaatataatataatataatataatataatataatataatataatataatataatataatataatataatataatataatataatataatataatataatataatataatataatataatataatataatataatataatataatataatataatataatataatataatataatataatataatataaaatatacaaaataaattagccttctaagaacatggagtcagattcttcattcctccctgccacgaaaatccctgcaaatacaatagaATGTATGAGgagcaaaaaggaaagaaataaggGAACATTTTGTATTATGTCCCCCAAGCATCCTCTTCATGCCTGACTTTCAAATACACAGTTTAACTAGAGATTCCACACCAGTTATTTAATTGAAATTCCTTATTATTTAACCATTCCTTATTATTTaacttctgaattatttttgtggCCTACAGCAGGATTGGTGATTGGAATCTTGGCTCCCAGAAAATATTTGGGCTTCACTGATTTCTTCACAGACCTTATCTTCACTTAAAACACAGTCAGAGGGGAAGAGACAACATTATTAAATGTGTGTTTGATCTTTTGCATTAATTGATAGAATTAATCTTAATTTTTCACAAAACACCTGAAGTTTGATGTTTATGCCTCTTATTTTCACTTCTTAGGGaagatttcaaacatttttttacatATTCCTGCACATTCCTATCCAATACTCAACTGACTTTCTAGAATGATGTTCAGTATTTGttattcacaaaatattttctatataagatattaggagaaaaaaaatccattaatgttctgaagaaaaagaaatatgtatttttgtgATATCATTATTTgagtttcaaaatatttatttcaaattagaTTTTTCTCTTGCATATAGATAATCTCTGTAGAATCAATCTGATTACATAACTTACATATTTCATAATAAATACATCACTGCTTCCAGATAATAAAGTGACAGAATATTAAATACAATTTCATTTCTAAGGATGGCTTTCACATCTCCCAGCCTTCCATGAGATTTAAGCTGTGGTAAATTCTGACAGGTAAGGCAGGTAACTCATTTCCAGTGTAGCCAGTAGAAATTCAAGCAGTACAAGGAAAAAACCTAGTTTAAGTGATTTAGCCAGCTATAGAATACAAACCATAATTGAAAAGTGCCTGAACCAAAATAAtatcaaaaaagagaaaagaaaaattatagtTTCCCATTCTATTATTGACTTTAAAAATTCCAGATATACTTTAAAGTACCTTAGAATATTAACTAGCActactttaattttaaattacaagaATTTCAAGTGTCAGTCAATACTGACactacttttaattttaaaagggtGATTAACTGGAGCATTTCAGGTACCTGCCCTCAACTAACAGATCACTCTCAGGTGGCACAGAAAGAGAATTTCCATATTTCAAGAATTAAGCTTTTCAATGTAAAAATAATGGTGAACATTTTTTTACATTCTAGTCCACTGAAAGTAgaataaaaatgccttttttaccACATAAACATGTTCAGAAGCACTGCTATTGCAtagaaaacacagagagagagtGAGGCAAAGGTTATATTTGACTTATACTCTCAACAGAAGTTGTAAGGTTTTTAAAAGCACATAAAATACAGCAAGAAATTTCCATATTTCTAGTCTTTTAATCTGTTAaatccagctctgctttcctttccaagcgatccctctctcttctctttcacaCTTTGAGAAACATGTCCATGTTCCTCTTGAAAAGTGCTCGCAGCATCACAGAATcaaaaaaccacagaatcacaaaatcacagtatccgagaatcacaaaatcacagtatcacaaaatcacagaatcacaaaatcacagaatctcagaatcacaaaatcacagaattccagactgctttgggttgggagaattttaaagcccatcccaacccacccctgccatggcagggacaccttccactgtcccaggctgctcccagccctgtccaacctggatttggacacttccagggatccaggggcacccTCCCCACCATCCCAGAGAAGAATTTATTtccaatatctaatctaaacttattccttttcagtttgaagccattcccccttgtgctGCTCCAATTCCTGATAAAAACTGGGGATGCCATTTCCAAGACACTCACAACTTATGTTGGAATTCTCAGAGCTCAGGTGAGATCAGGTGAGAAGAAACAGCTCTAACAAaccttaagaaaaataaattgaaggCTTTTTGTCTAACAAGAGATCATATCtatgtttttctctcctccatTTAGCTAAACCTTACCCCTGTGCTGTTCTGTTTCTCTCCAGTGCCTGGAAGCTGCTTCGTTGGTGGCTGCTTTGTTAAAAGCTGTGAGCACAAACAGTTCCTGCAGGCTTTTGTCACTTCAGCTGAGCAGGAGATTTCCCAGGATGCTAAAATACCTCCCTGTACATTATCCTTCAAAGCCCAAGAGAGCTGGGAACAGAATTAGAGGGaataatttccccttttttttctaaacctCACGGAAGAtgttgctctgctgctgttgcttgtttgcttgttaatttttttatgtgcTAACTATTGTAGCACTATTcatacttttttgttttcccttttcccaagcCACTGCTGTCTGTGTGACAAGGCAACAGAGCAGAACTCAGGATATTTGTACTTTGCTGGTGGCTCATGATGGGTAAAACTCTTCACTTATCAATGCTTTAGTTTCTCTGTACATTAAAttgtggaagaggttttacagtgacttctgtgagccagagaggAGTTTGAgaagaggatccatgtttaccCCTAAAAGAATTTTCTACCAAGGTTGCTAACACAGAAAccaagaaggaaagaaggggaATAAGAGAAACTTCAACTGCATATTCTAAACCTCATGGAAGAtgttgctctgctgctgttggttGTTtgattgttaatttttttatgtgcTAACTATTGTAGCActttcatactttttttttccttctcccaggtCACTGCTGTCTGTGTCACAAAGCATCAGAGCAGAACTAAGGACATTTGTACTTTGTTGGTGGCTCATGATGGGGAGCTCTGACCAGTAAAACTCTTCACTTATCAATGCTTTCGTTTCTCTGTACATTAAAttgtggaagaggttttacagtgacttctgtgagccagagaggAGTTTGAgaagaggatccatgtttaccCCTAAAAGAATTTTCTACCAAGGTTGCTAacacagaaaccaagaaagaaagaaggagaataAGAGAAACTTCAACTACATATTCCAATGAGCACTTTGTCTCTGGTGACCAATGAGTAAAGTGTGAACTTAAGAGCTCtgtaagaat contains:
- the LOC135458557 gene encoding olfactory receptor 6B1-like → MVQENGTHIHEFILLGFPTSRELQAVLFVIFLAVYLLTVTENTVIITLIITHPQLHKPMYFFLGHLAFLEACYISVTVPKLLLTLVVRNKSISLTSCMAQLYFFIALVCTECVLLAAMAYDRYVAICAPLHYALAMGHRACLQLATASWLLGFLIAVLKVSFISQLSFCGPGVINHFFCDISPLLNLSCSQRRLAEMVDFISALFTLLIPLSVIIVSYTCIIRTVLLIPKAQNRKKAFSTCASHLAVVITFFSATLFMYARPRRADSRDLNKLVSIIYTIVTPMLNPCIYCLRNQEVKDTLLKVLCSRTALSRVSASDH
- the LOC135458311 gene encoding olfactory receptor 6Y1-like; protein product: MGGRNETKLMYFILLGFPTTGEQQLLLFSALLLVYLLTVLENFLIILIIRNNHSLQKPMYFFLGNLSFLEIWYVSAIEPKMIRDVLSHDKRISFQGCMAQLHFFVTLVCTEYVLLAVMAFDRFVAICKPLRYPLIMSHKLCAQLVAACWMCGLTTSSIKLGFIASLSFCDVDKINHYFCDISPLLNISCSDSSSAELVDFTLALLVIMLPLCAVVASYICILFTVLKIPSSQGRQKAFSTCSSHLTVVVLFYSTTLFTYARPKLMYTYRANKLVSVLYTVVVPLLNPLIYCLRNKEVRVAMRKTFTCRRDTKEIN